A single window of Streptomyces sp. NBC_00464 DNA harbors:
- a CDS encoding MFS transporter, with product MTTSQLEAQSAPGAARRQGRPGVALAVIAACQLMVVLDSTIVNIALPHIQDALSFSTTDLSWVLSAYTLTFGGLLLLGGRAGDILGRRRVFMTGILVFTLASLLGGFAQEPWQLLAARALQGIGGAIASPTSLALITTTFPEGPERNRAFGVFAAVSAGGGAIGLLAGGLLTEWLDWRWVFFVNVPIGVLIAVLAPLYINESKKHPGRFDISGALTSTLGMASLVYGFIRASEEGWRDSLTLGSFGAAVILLASFVLIEMRAKEPITPLRMFADRNRSGTYVIMLCLAAAMFGMFFFIVLFVQNVLAYSPIESGLAFLPVTVAIIVGAGLSQRFLPVLGPKPFMVTGSALTGVGLVWLTFISPDSSYLSGVLGPMLVFGFGMGLNFVTLTLTAVSGVAQHEAGAASSLLNASQQVGGSLGLSILVTVFGTASRTEAEKQVPQFLAQASPEQKAEFGKTQELPGSWGHAVLSQGISTAFLAAVAMAGLALLTALLVIRVRKSDLEALSGKASAGGPAA from the coding sequence GTGACAACCTCTCAGTTAGAAGCACAAAGCGCACCGGGCGCAGCACGACGGCAGGGACGCCCGGGGGTCGCCCTGGCCGTCATCGCCGCCTGCCAGTTGATGGTTGTGCTCGACTCCACGATCGTCAACATCGCCCTCCCGCACATCCAGGATGCGCTCAGCTTCTCGACCACCGATCTCTCCTGGGTCCTCAGCGCCTACACGCTCACCTTCGGCGGCCTGCTGCTTCTCGGCGGCCGCGCCGGAGACATTCTGGGCCGCCGCCGCGTCTTCATGACAGGCATCCTGGTCTTCACACTGGCCTCGCTGCTGGGCGGATTCGCCCAGGAACCCTGGCAGTTGCTCGCGGCCCGCGCACTCCAGGGCATCGGTGGCGCCATCGCCTCGCCGACGTCACTGGCCCTGATCACCACCACGTTCCCGGAAGGCCCCGAGCGCAACCGCGCGTTCGGTGTCTTCGCCGCGGTATCCGCCGGCGGCGGGGCGATCGGCCTGCTGGCGGGCGGGCTGCTCACCGAATGGCTCGACTGGCGCTGGGTCTTCTTCGTCAACGTGCCGATCGGTGTGCTGATCGCCGTCCTGGCGCCGCTGTACATCAATGAGTCGAAGAAACATCCGGGCCGCTTCGACATCTCGGGGGCACTGACCTCGACGCTCGGAATGGCCTCGCTCGTGTACGGGTTCATCCGGGCCTCCGAGGAGGGCTGGCGGGACTCCCTCACCCTGGGCTCGTTCGGCGCCGCGGTGATCCTGCTCGCCTCGTTCGTCCTCATCGAGATGCGCGCCAAGGAACCGATCACTCCGCTGCGGATGTTCGCCGACCGCAATCGTTCCGGAACGTACGTGATCATGCTCTGCCTGGCCGCGGCCATGTTCGGCATGTTCTTCTTCATCGTGCTGTTCGTGCAGAACGTACTGGCGTACAGCCCCATCGAATCGGGCCTTGCCTTCCTGCCGGTGACCGTCGCGATCATCGTGGGAGCGGGACTCTCACAGCGGTTCCTCCCGGTGCTCGGACCGAAGCCCTTCATGGTCACGGGCTCGGCGCTCACCGGTGTGGGTCTGGTCTGGCTCACGTTCATCTCGCCGGACAGTTCCTACCTGTCCGGGGTCCTGGGCCCGATGCTCGTGTTCGGCTTCGGCATGGGGCTGAACTTCGTGACTCTCACCCTGACGGCGGTCTCCGGAGTCGCCCAGCACGAGGCCGGGGCAGCCTCCAGCCTCCTCAACGCGAGCCAGCAGGTCGGCGGTTCGCTGGGCCTCTCCATCCTGGTCACGGTCTTCGGTACGGCGAGCCGCACCGAGGCGGAGAAGCAGGTTCCGCAGTTCCTGGCGCAGGCCTCGCCGGAGCAGAAGGCGGAGTTCGGCAAGACGCAGGAACTGCCCGGGAGCTGGGGCCACGCCGTGCTCTCCCAGGGCATCTCGACCGCGTTCCTCGCCGCGGTGGCCATGGCCGGCCTCGCCCTGCTGACCGCACTGTTGGTGATCCGGGTGCGCAAGAGCGATCTGGAGGCACTGAGCGGAAAGGCGTCTGCGGGGGGACCGGCCGCTTAG
- a CDS encoding TetR/AcrR family transcriptional regulator has translation MVTSRSAAAARQPVVSLRRRGPVLERAILDAALERLSTVGWSGLTMEGVAAGAQTGKAAIYRRWPSKEDLVADALRSALPAISDAPDYGNIREDLYQLCCGLRDAMLSKSGSALRAVLHECDADTAERFQSVILNGVIGPTTALIREVVSRGVDRGEVRADALRGLAFDVIPAMMMYRSKVCGSEWTDEDIADLIDQVAVPFFRADPR, from the coding sequence ATGGTTACTTCGCGATCGGCCGCCGCCGCCCGGCAGCCGGTGGTGTCCCTGCGCCGCCGCGGGCCCGTGCTCGAACGCGCGATCCTCGATGCCGCGCTGGAGCGGCTGAGTACGGTCGGCTGGAGCGGGCTGACGATGGAGGGCGTCGCGGCCGGTGCCCAGACGGGCAAGGCCGCGATCTACCGGCGCTGGCCCTCCAAGGAGGACCTGGTCGCGGACGCGCTGCGCAGCGCCCTGCCGGCCATCAGTGATGCGCCGGACTACGGGAACATCCGCGAGGACCTCTACCAGCTGTGCTGCGGACTCCGTGACGCCATGCTCTCCAAGTCGGGCTCCGCGCTGCGAGCAGTCCTTCACGAATGTGATGCGGACACGGCCGAACGGTTCCAGTCGGTGATCCTCAATGGTGTGATCGGGCCGACGACCGCTCTCATCAGAGAAGTGGTGAGCAGGGGTGTCGATCGCGGCGAGGTGCGTGCCGACGCGCTGCGCGGGCTGGCTTTCGATGTCATCCCCGCGATGATGATGTATCGCAGCAAGGTGTGCGGAAGTGAATGGACCGATGAGGACATCGCCGACCTGATCGATCAGGTCGCGGTCCCGTTCTTCCGCGCCGACCCGCGCTGA
- a CDS encoding DUF4153 domain-containing protein: protein MRPAQPNPWGQTKQTPSEISRLRPVTPAAIPGATLWAVLATGLLSALLLGEGIGLNLLVVALPAALAAYFAARATARRLRPWTAVWAVGGLALLVVPALRDAGWPSFLAIVSAFALGSLALHGSRSWLGIFLGSLGLLTSVAEALGWGARGVRDRMSGSRGRWGVAFRSTVVAVVLLVVFGALFASADAAFADVLGSLIPDVSVGDGPWRFFLGALGLVGALAAAYTAAAPVRWDGLTVRPGKARGRLEWALPLVVLNLLFAAFLAIQLTVLLGGYDKVMAETDLSYSEYAREGFWQLLWATLLTLLVIALALRWAPRGGARDRTLVRGVLGTLCLLTLVVVASALRRMDLYVDAYGLTRLRISVAAVELWLGVVLVLIMAAGVFGAKLLPRAVAASAAVGVLAFGLISPDGLIAEQNVERYHRSDHSIDIEYLSGLSADAVPALDTLPEPLRSCALEKIQRTLRDSDEPWYATSWGEARARDILGDRDPAFSARDCRGLGAGENGSEREGVDDSYDPYDPY from the coding sequence GTGCGGCCGGCGCAGCCCAATCCGTGGGGGCAGACCAAGCAGACTCCTTCGGAGATCTCGCGGCTCCGCCCGGTCACGCCGGCAGCCATTCCGGGCGCCACGCTCTGGGCCGTACTCGCCACCGGACTGCTCAGTGCCCTGCTGCTCGGCGAGGGCATCGGCCTGAACCTGCTCGTCGTGGCGCTTCCCGCAGCGCTCGCGGCGTATTTCGCCGCCCGCGCGACGGCACGCCGGCTGCGCCCCTGGACCGCTGTCTGGGCGGTCGGCGGGCTGGCTCTGCTCGTCGTCCCCGCACTCCGCGACGCGGGCTGGCCGAGCTTCCTCGCCATCGTGTCCGCCTTCGCCCTCGGCTCGCTCGCGCTGCACGGCAGCCGTAGCTGGCTCGGGATATTTCTCGGCTCGCTGGGCCTGCTCACCTCCGTCGCCGAAGCGCTGGGCTGGGGCGCCCGCGGTGTACGCGACCGGATGTCGGGCTCCCGGGGCCGCTGGGGCGTGGCCTTCAGGTCCACGGTCGTGGCGGTCGTCCTGCTCGTGGTGTTCGGGGCGCTCTTCGCGAGCGCCGACGCCGCGTTCGCCGATGTACTCGGCAGCCTGATCCCCGATGTGTCCGTCGGCGACGGGCCGTGGCGGTTCTTCCTCGGCGCGCTCGGCCTCGTCGGCGCGCTCGCCGCCGCGTACACCGCTGCGGCCCCCGTGCGCTGGGACGGGCTGACGGTACGTCCGGGGAAGGCGCGCGGGCGGCTGGAATGGGCCCTGCCGCTGGTCGTCCTGAACCTGCTCTTCGCCGCCTTCCTCGCCATTCAGCTCACGGTGCTCCTCGGCGGGTACGACAAGGTGATGGCGGAGACCGATCTCAGCTACTCCGAGTACGCCCGCGAGGGATTCTGGCAGCTGCTCTGGGCCACGCTGCTCACTCTGCTGGTCATCGCGCTCGCACTGCGCTGGGCGCCGCGCGGCGGAGCACGCGACCGTACGCTCGTCCGCGGAGTGCTCGGCACGTTGTGCCTGCTCACACTCGTCGTCGTCGCCTCCGCGTTGCGACGCATGGACCTCTACGTCGATGCGTACGGCCTGACGAGGCTGCGGATTTCCGTGGCAGCGGTCGAGCTGTGGCTGGGTGTGGTGCTCGTACTGATCATGGCAGCCGGTGTCTTCGGCGCGAAGCTGCTGCCGCGAGCCGTCGCGGCGAGCGCGGCCGTGGGCGTCCTGGCCTTCGGACTGATCTCGCCCGACGGCCTGATCGCGGAACAGAACGTCGAGCGCTACCACCGCAGCGATCACTCGATCGACATCGAGTACCTCAGCGGCCTCTCGGCCGATGCCGTGCCCGCCCTCGACACCCTGCCGGAGCCGCTGCGCTCCTGCGCCCTGGAGAAGATCCAGCGGACGCTGCGTGACTCGGACGAGCCCTGGTATGCCACGAGTTGGGGCGAGGCGAGGGCTCGGGACATCCTCGGGGACCGGGACCCCGCGTTCAGTGCGCGCGACTGCCGTGGGCTGGGGGCGGGGGAGAACGGGAGCGAACGCGAGGGCGTGGACGACTCCTACGACCCGTACGACCCGTACTGA